The Devosia sp. MC521 genome has a segment encoding these proteins:
- a CDS encoding glycosyltransferase — MRADLRAQLVAEHGLDPMRPIIGMIGRIGPWKGQALALLGLSMGTDWQLLVVGEALFESENFRQDFHESATRYTQAGDVFCIGHRDDIAEIMGGVDVVIHASTLPEPFGRVIVEAMLAGTPVIASNGGGVPEIVQNGVSGRLIAPNSATALATAIEAALRETEQSLRMAVAARRYAEQHFALELTLPPVWLALRSVAAQPDGTDRSASSRCRRA, encoded by the coding sequence ATGCGGGCAGACCTGCGCGCGCAACTGGTCGCCGAACATGGTTTAGACCCCATGCGCCCGATCATCGGCATGATTGGCCGCATTGGGCCTTGGAAGGGCCAAGCGCTGGCACTTTTGGGCCTCTCGATGGGCACCGACTGGCAATTGCTGGTCGTTGGCGAGGCACTTTTTGAGAGCGAAAACTTCAGGCAGGATTTTCACGAGAGTGCCACTCGCTACACCCAAGCCGGCGATGTTTTCTGTATCGGGCACCGGGACGACATTGCCGAGATCATGGGCGGGGTGGACGTTGTCATCCACGCATCAACTTTGCCCGAACCCTTTGGGCGAGTCATCGTCGAGGCCATGCTGGCCGGAACGCCCGTGATCGCCAGCAACGGTGGGGGCGTGCCAGAAATTGTGCAGAACGGCGTCAGCGGGCGATTGATCGCGCCCAATAGTGCCACGGCCCTAGCTACGGCAATAGAAGCGGCCCTGCGCGAGACCGAGCAGAGCCTGAGAATGGCGGTTGCGGCGCGGCGTTACGCCGAACAGCATTTTGCGCTTGAGCTCACATTGCCGCCCGTCTGGCTGGCACTCCGGTCCGTGGCGGCACAGCCAGACGGGACGGACCGGAGTGCCAGCTCTCGCTGCAGGCGCGCATGA